A part of Halobacillus shinanisalinarum genomic DNA contains:
- a CDS encoding UDP-N-acetylmuramoyl-L-alanyl-D-glutamate--2,6-diaminopimelate ligase: MRMINFDQIKGIAIKQIFGPNAQAVSGLAFHSRRVVFSSIFFSVKGENEDGHQYIEEAIQNGASAIVGEDSVQFSRLSERYRSCSFVVVEDVRAAMAYISKYFFNHADEKIKTIGVTGTNGKTTVAAYVRSLLNLLGTRSGSIGTTGIWSSKEKLKYVKSTPTTPEAIDLHRVFHDLKKAGDEAAAMEVSSIALDQKRVDGMVFDIGIHTNFSEEHLEYHKTIDHYKACKLKLFEQSRQGVINLDDDGMGMDLFNCFKGPKLTYSLSPSSEADLIGTGIEVMDSGSMFTIHYKSKSIRVFTPVFGAYNVANVLSAIATALMFGYTIDAIASVLAKLESPEGRFQVIQAPNDSKVIIDYAHTPVALTNLVDEVKKIQHRRLIVMIAGIGIRDFNKMPKMAATIEGKADEVIVTVDHPGYHDPQIIINQVMKGFNEPKASNIHSALTRREGVRRSLGLGRTGDIVVLTSGCINNAQIVKGEQIPHSDEAIIREHFFQSQ; this comes from the coding sequence AGGTATTGCAATAAAACAAATTTTCGGACCGAATGCACAGGCTGTATCTGGTTTAGCATTTCATTCCAGACGAGTCGTTTTTTCCTCGATTTTCTTTAGTGTGAAGGGAGAGAATGAAGACGGACATCAATATATTGAGGAAGCAATTCAAAACGGGGCTTCTGCAATTGTTGGTGAAGATAGTGTTCAGTTTTCAAGGCTAAGCGAACGTTATAGGTCTTGTTCATTTGTGGTTGTCGAAGATGTAAGGGCTGCGATGGCTTACATTTCTAAATACTTTTTCAACCACGCTGATGAAAAAATTAAAACCATTGGAGTAACGGGGACCAATGGTAAGACAACCGTTGCCGCCTATGTGCGTTCTTTGCTGAACCTGCTAGGGACTCGAAGTGGGTCAATTGGAACGACAGGCATATGGTCTTCTAAAGAAAAACTCAAATATGTAAAGAGCACCCCCACCACCCCTGAAGCCATTGACCTCCATCGAGTTTTTCATGATCTAAAAAAAGCGGGTGATGAAGCAGCTGCAATGGAAGTTTCCTCCATTGCTTTGGATCAAAAACGAGTGGACGGAATGGTGTTTGATATAGGCATTCACACAAACTTTTCAGAAGAACACCTTGAATATCACAAAACGATTGATCACTATAAAGCATGTAAACTGAAGTTATTTGAACAATCGAGACAAGGCGTTATCAATCTGGATGATGATGGGATGGGCATGGACCTTTTCAATTGTTTTAAAGGACCAAAACTTACCTATAGCTTATCTCCATCAAGTGAAGCTGATCTGATCGGCACGGGTATTGAAGTAATGGACTCGGGGTCGATGTTCACGATTCACTACAAGAGCAAAAGTATCCGTGTATTCACACCGGTGTTCGGAGCATATAATGTAGCTAATGTGCTGTCAGCCATAGCCACAGCTTTAATGTTCGGTTACACAATAGATGCGATCGCTTCTGTATTAGCAAAGCTGGAAAGCCCAGAAGGACGTTTCCAGGTTATACAAGCCCCAAATGATTCGAAAGTTATTATCGACTACGCCCATACACCCGTTGCACTAACGAATCTTGTTGACGAGGTGAAGAAAATACAACATCGACGCCTGATTGTCATGATCGCAGGTATTGGAATACGAGATTTTAATAAAATGCCAAAGATGGCGGCGACAATTGAAGGGAAAGCGGATGAAGTCATCGTCACCGTCGATCACCCAGGCTACCATGATCCACAAATCATCATTAATCAGGTCATGAAGGGATTTAATGAACCTAAAGCAAGCAATATTCATTCCGCCTTAACTCGGAGGGAAGGAGTCAGACGTTCCCTTGGTCTTGGAAGAACTGGCGATATTGTTGTGTTAACAAGTGGGTGCATTAATAATGCGCAAATTGTAAAGGGGGAGCAAATCCCTCATTCGGATGAAGCCATTATTCGAGAGCATTTTTTTCAGTCCCAATAG
- a CDS encoding HD domain-containing protein codes for MIEKAKAFATKAHQGQKRKNSDVDYIVHPARVAHTLKTAGCDAAVICAGYLHDVVEDTAYELKDIEREFNREVRDLVAAHTEDKSKSWQERKQHTIDTIRTGNLEVKSLIIADKLDNLLSLEKDFERDGDALWEHFNAGFEQQSWYNQSIAANMTSGVASNCIPDFFDTYQNAVDRFFRN; via the coding sequence ATGATCGAAAAGGCGAAAGCTTTTGCTACAAAAGCCCATCAAGGGCAGAAGCGGAAAAATTCAGATGTTGATTATATTGTTCACCCTGCCCGCGTGGCTCATACGTTAAAAACGGCAGGCTGTGATGCTGCGGTTATTTGTGCCGGCTACTTGCACGATGTAGTTGAGGATACGGCTTATGAGCTTAAAGATATCGAACGTGAATTTAATCGAGAAGTGCGTGATCTCGTGGCAGCCCATACGGAAGATAAATCGAAATCATGGCAGGAACGCAAGCAGCATACGATTGACACAATTCGAACGGGGAATTTAGAAGTGAAAAGTTTAATTATTGCTGACAAATTGGATAACTTGCTTTCGCTCGAAAAGGATTTTGAGCGTGATGGTGATGCATTGTGGGAGCACTTCAACGCCGGATTTGAACAGCAGAGCTGGTACAATCAATCGATTGCGGCCAATATGACCTCAGGGGTCGCCAGCAATTGTATTCCAGACTTTTTCGATACGTATCAAAACGCAGTAGACCGTTTCTTCCGTAACTAA
- a CDS encoding riboflavin kinase: MKINHMDDQPIILVAGKFDGLHRGHQQLIQQAKSYVTPDDQLAIWDLADEQPVITSLDDKLHILEGFGTDRYYDSNVQLQKLHCKRIVIEEDMEQELANHCNPHDLPVTILPHTTLNHERIHAASIQSFVEKGKMEAAQALIGRPFQTTGTVVRGDALGRQLGFPTLNLGGIEEYVEPKPGVYLGVVEVHSETSAYYYTLISAGYRPTVNGQTFKVEAYLMNFSGDLYGEKVTVSYLRHMRDEENFDGVDVLVEQMKQDEQKARAILGMPFI, encoded by the coding sequence ATGAAAATCAATCACATGGACGATCAACCGATCATTCTAGTCGCAGGAAAGTTCGACGGTCTTCATCGAGGGCACCAACAGCTTATTCAACAAGCTAAATCCTATGTTACCCCAGACGACCAACTGGCCATATGGGATCTGGCAGATGAACAACCAGTCATTACCTCCCTTGATGATAAACTGCATATTCTGGAAGGGTTCGGGACAGACCGATATTATGATAGTAATGTACAGCTGCAAAAATTACATTGTAAGCGAATCGTCATCGAAGAAGATATGGAACAAGAGTTAGCTAACCATTGCAATCCACATGACCTCCCTGTTACCATTTTACCGCACACCACCCTAAATCATGAAAGGATTCATGCTGCGAGCATTCAGTCTTTTGTCGAAAAAGGAAAAATGGAAGCCGCTCAAGCGCTTATAGGGCGGCCATTCCAAACGACAGGAACCGTCGTCCGTGGGGATGCGCTTGGGCGCCAACTTGGCTTTCCAACCCTTAACCTTGGTGGTATAGAAGAATATGTCGAGCCAAAGCCGGGTGTTTATCTGGGTGTTGTAGAAGTTCACAGTGAGACATCGGCCTATTATTACACATTGATTAGTGCCGGGTACCGTCCAACCGTGAATGGTCAGACATTTAAAGTAGAAGCTTATTTAATGAACTTTTCAGGTGATTTATATGGGGAGAAGGTGACTGTCAGTTACTTGCGCCATATGCGCGATGAAGAGAATTTTGACGGGGTCGATGTCCTCGTCGAACAAATGAAGCAAGATGAACAGAAGGCGCGAGCCATTTTAGGAATGCCGTTCATTTAA
- a CDS encoding DUF1450 domain-containing protein, which yields MCDGNLINELDVETIIESEYPDVAVLMNECLSFCGLCAIKPYAIVNGARIFGKTSEEALDKIRKKIEEELALFAE from the coding sequence ATTTGTGATGGAAACTTGATTAACGAACTCGACGTCGAAACCATTATAGAATCAGAATATCCGGATGTCGCTGTGCTGATGAATGAATGTTTATCATTCTGCGGGCTGTGTGCCATTAAACCTTATGCGATTGTCAATGGGGCTCGTATTTTTGGTAAAACATCTGAAGAGGCTTTAGATAAAATCAGGAAGAAAATCGAAGAGGAGTTAGCGCTTTTTGCTGAGTAG